The following are from one region of the Corylus avellana chromosome ca1, CavTom2PMs-1.0 genome:
- the LOC132168090 gene encoding ABC transporter I family member 6, chloroplastic — protein MALPLRCSHYTPPLASSSSSSSSSFVRFSPPNFLQFTLPALRSRSNRSWSLTAVTASLSAVDSVETSGSQYENKKLLLEVKDLTAVIAESRQQILKGVNLCIYEGEVHAIMGKNGSGKSTLAKVLAGHPDYEVTGGSAVFKGESLLDMEPEERSLAGLFMSFQSPIEIPGVNNIDFLNMAYNAQRRKLGQPELGPIEFYAYIFPKLELVKMKADFLNRNVNEGFSGGEKKRNEILQLAVLGADLAILDEIDSGLDVDALRDVADAVNRLLTPKNSLLMITHYERLLNFIKPVRVHVMEDGKIVKTGDVSIAKLLEDEGYQAISAA, from the exons ATGGCTCTTCCCCTCCGTTGTTCCCACTACACTCCTCCAttagcttcttcttcctcttcttcttcttcttcatttgttAGATTCTCGCCCCCCAATTTCCTTCAATTTACGCTACCTGCCCTCCGCTCCCGCTCCAACCGCAGCTGGTCTCTCACGGCCGTGACGGCGTCACTCTCCGCCGTCGATTCTGTGGAAACTTCCGGTAGTCAATACGAGAATAAGAAGCTTCTGCTCGAAGTCAAAGACCTGACGGCGGTGATTGCAGAGTCCAGGCAACAAATTCTCAAAGGCGTTAACCTTTGCATCTATGAAGGAGAG GTTCACGCGATTATGGGAAAGAATGGTTCTGGGAAGAGCACATTGGCAAAG GTTCTTGCAGGCCATCCAGATTATGAAGTGACGGGAGGGAGTGCTGTGTTCAAAGGGGAGAGCTTGCTGGACATGGAACCAGAGGAAAGGTCACTTGCTGGCCTCTTTATGAGCTTCCAGTCCCCCATCGAGATTCCAGGCGTGAACAATATTGACTTTCTGAATATGGCTTATAATGCTCAGAGAAGAAAACTTGGTCAGCCGGAGCTTGGACCAATTGAG TTCTATGCCTACATTTTTCCCAAACTTGAACTTGTGAAGATGAAGGCAGACTTTCTTAATAGAAATGTTAATGAAGGATTCAGTGGTGGTGAAAAGAAGAGGAATGAAATTTTACAACTTGCA GTTCTGGGTGCGGATTTGgccatcttggatgaaattgatTCGGGACTGGATGTTGATGCACTTCGCGATGTAGCAGATGCAGTGAATAGGCTTTTGACTCCAAAGAattctttattgatgattactCATTATGAACGacttttgaattttataaagcCTGTACGTGTCCATGTTATG
- the LOC132165713 gene encoding UDP-glycosyltransferase 76H1-like isoform X1, with amino-acid sequence MMEKEEAKRHGRRLVLVVYPSQGHINPMLQLATILYSKGFSIIILHPEFNSPNHSNHPDFSFVSIPGGLSNVSASPGDIVATISAINRSCEAPFQRYLEQILEVEDPHDRVAGVIYDGFMHFAQRVANHLKLPGISMCTTAAASLLAFAVSRHPDGHGYIPYQDSLSQLDQEPELEALKLEDIIKSAAGNPTSLEQRAIIKESTKNASAIIVNTIHFLEQKKLTKVQEYFGNPIFPIGPFHKLAPSSSSSLLEEDTNCISWLDKQALESVIYVSFGSMTSMDENELLEIASGLASSELPFLWVVRPGLVTGSEWVEELLPESFWKRVEAEGRGCIVKWAPQKEVLAHGAVGGFWSHCGWNSILESVCEGVPMLCRPIFGDQPLNVRYVCDVWKIGLEIEGVLERGKIEKGIRRLMIDSEGLEIRQRAKGLKEKANFCLSEDGSSYNALNELVQHILSS; translated from the exons ATGATGGAAAAGGAAGAAGCAAAAAGGCATGGCCGGAGGTTGGTGCTTGTGGTGTATCCTTCCCAAGGCCACATAAATCCCATGCTTCAGCTCGCCACAATCCTCTACTCCAAAGGCTTTTCAATCATCATTCTACACCCAGAATTCAACTCTCCAAACCATTCAAACCACCCGGACTTCAGCTTCGTCTCCATACCAGGCGGCTTGTCTAATGTCTCCGCCTCGCCTGGGGATATTGTCGCCACCATATCCGCCATTAACAGGAGCTGTGAAGCTCCGTTTCAGCGATACTTGGAGCAGATTTTGGAAGTGGAGGATCCACACGATCGGGTTGCCGGTGTTATTTATGATGGGTTCATGCACTTTGCTCAGCGCGTGGCGAATCATCTGAAACTTCCTGGGATTAGCATGTGTACAACTGCGGCTGCCTCGTTGTTGGCCTTCGCCGTCTCTCGTCATCCTGACGGCCACGGCTATATCCCCTATCAAG attctctctctcaattagACCAAGAGCCTGAGCTGGAGGCCCTTAAGCTTGAGGACATAATAAAATCCGCGGCAGGAAATCCAACCTCATTGGAGCAGAGAGCGATCATTAAAGAATCAACAAAAAATGCTTCTGCAATAATAGTGAACACAATCCATTTCcttgaacaaaaaaaactaacaaaagtgCAGGAATATTTCGGAAATCCAATTTTTCCCATAGGCCCTTTTCATAAACTAGCTCCATCTTCCTCTAGTTCACTGCTAGAGGAAGACACTAATTGCATTTCTTGGCTTGACAAACAAGCCCTAGAATCTGTTATTTATGTGAGCTTTGGCAGCATGACAAGCATGGATGAAAATGAGCTTTTGGAGATTGCCTCAGGCCTAGCCAGCAGTGAGTTGCCTTTTCTGTGGGTGGTTCGACCCGGTTTGGTTACTGGCTCGGAATGGGTGGAGGAGCTTTTGCCCGAGAGCTTCTGGAAAAGAGTAGAAG CAGAAGGAAGAGGTTGCATTGTCAAATGGGCACCACAAAAAGAAGTCTTGGCGCATGGTGCAGTTGGAGGGTTTTGGAGCCACTGCGGCTGGAATTCAATCCTAGAAAGTGTTTGCGAAGGAGTTCCAATGCTATGCCGGCCAATTTTTGGTGACCAACCTTTGAATGTGAGATATGTGTGTGATGTATGGAAGATAGGCTTGGAGATAGAGGGTGTCTTGGAGAGAGGGAAGATAGAAAAAGGAATTAGAAGACTGATGATAGATAGTGAAGGCCTAGAGATAAGGCAGAGAGCAAAGGGTTTAAAGGAAAAGGCTAACTTTTGTTTGAGTGAGGATGGTTCATCCTACAATGCCTTGAATGAATTGGTGCAACATATATTGTCATCTTGA
- the LOC132165713 gene encoding UDP-glycosyltransferase 76B1-like isoform X2 translates to MMEKEEAKRHGRRLVLVVYPSQGHINPMLQLATILYSKGFSIIILHPEFNSPNHSNHPDFSFVSIPGGLSNVSASPGDIVATISAINRSCEAPFQRYLEQILEVEDPHDRVAGVIYDGFMHFAQRVANHLKLPGISMCTTAAASLLAFAVSRHPDGHGYIPYQDSLSQLDQEPELEALKLEDIIKSAAGNPTSLEQRAIIKESTKNASAIIVNTIHFLEQKKLTKVQEYFGNPIFPIGPFHKLAPSSSSSLLEEDTNCISWLDKQALESVIYVSFGSMTSMDENELLEIASGLASSELPFLWVVRPGLVTGSEWVEELLPESFWKRVEEGRGCIVKWAPQKEVLAHGAVGGFWSHCGWNSILESVCEGVPMLCRPIFGDQPLNVRYVCDVWKIGLEIEGVLERGKIEKGIRRLMIDSEGLEIRQRAKGLKEKANFCLSEDGSSYNALNELVQHILSS, encoded by the exons ATGATGGAAAAGGAAGAAGCAAAAAGGCATGGCCGGAGGTTGGTGCTTGTGGTGTATCCTTCCCAAGGCCACATAAATCCCATGCTTCAGCTCGCCACAATCCTCTACTCCAAAGGCTTTTCAATCATCATTCTACACCCAGAATTCAACTCTCCAAACCATTCAAACCACCCGGACTTCAGCTTCGTCTCCATACCAGGCGGCTTGTCTAATGTCTCCGCCTCGCCTGGGGATATTGTCGCCACCATATCCGCCATTAACAGGAGCTGTGAAGCTCCGTTTCAGCGATACTTGGAGCAGATTTTGGAAGTGGAGGATCCACACGATCGGGTTGCCGGTGTTATTTATGATGGGTTCATGCACTTTGCTCAGCGCGTGGCGAATCATCTGAAACTTCCTGGGATTAGCATGTGTACAACTGCGGCTGCCTCGTTGTTGGCCTTCGCCGTCTCTCGTCATCCTGACGGCCACGGCTATATCCCCTATCAAG attctctctctcaattagACCAAGAGCCTGAGCTGGAGGCCCTTAAGCTTGAGGACATAATAAAATCCGCGGCAGGAAATCCAACCTCATTGGAGCAGAGAGCGATCATTAAAGAATCAACAAAAAATGCTTCTGCAATAATAGTGAACACAATCCATTTCcttgaacaaaaaaaactaacaaaagtgCAGGAATATTTCGGAAATCCAATTTTTCCCATAGGCCCTTTTCATAAACTAGCTCCATCTTCCTCTAGTTCACTGCTAGAGGAAGACACTAATTGCATTTCTTGGCTTGACAAACAAGCCCTAGAATCTGTTATTTATGTGAGCTTTGGCAGCATGACAAGCATGGATGAAAATGAGCTTTTGGAGATTGCCTCAGGCCTAGCCAGCAGTGAGTTGCCTTTTCTGTGGGTGGTTCGACCCGGTTTGGTTACTGGCTCGGAATGGGTGGAGGAGCTTTTGCCCGAGAGCTTCTGGAAAAGAGTAGAAG AAGGAAGAGGTTGCATTGTCAAATGGGCACCACAAAAAGAAGTCTTGGCGCATGGTGCAGTTGGAGGGTTTTGGAGCCACTGCGGCTGGAATTCAATCCTAGAAAGTGTTTGCGAAGGAGTTCCAATGCTATGCCGGCCAATTTTTGGTGACCAACCTTTGAATGTGAGATATGTGTGTGATGTATGGAAGATAGGCTTGGAGATAGAGGGTGTCTTGGAGAGAGGGAAGATAGAAAAAGGAATTAGAAGACTGATGATAGATAGTGAAGGCCTAGAGATAAGGCAGAGAGCAAAGGGTTTAAAGGAAAAGGCTAACTTTTGTTTGAGTGAGGATGGTTCATCCTACAATGCCTTGAATGAATTGGTGCAACATATATTGTCATCTTGA